DNA from Flavobacterium aestivum:
TAATTGGATTAACCACTGCAGCAGTACCAGCTCCGAAGATTTCTTTCAAAGATCCGTTTTTAGATGCTTCTACTAACTCAGAAGCCAATACAGGACGAACCTCTACGTTGATTCCTTCTTTTATTGCCATATCAAGAAGACTTTTTCTGGTAATACCATCCAAAATACGCTCACTAGTAGGAGCTGTCAATAAAGTGTCGTTTATTCTAAAAAACACATTCATTGTACCTGCTTCCTCTAGTTTGGTATGTGTAGCATCATCAGTCCAGATTACTTGTTGGAATCCTTCTTTGTTAGCCAAAGTAGTTGGGTAAAACTGAGCTGCATAATTACCAGCAGCTTTTGCAGCACCAATTCCTCCATTGGCAGCTCTACTGTAATGTTCAGCAATTAAAACTTTTACTTCACCTGCATAGTATGATTTAGCAGGAGATAATAAGATCATAAATTTATATTCATCAGATGGATTTGCAATAACACCTTCTCCAGTAGCAATCATAAAAGGTCTGATGTACATAGAGTTTCCTTTTCCTTTTTTTACCCATGCTTCATCCAATTGTAGTAATTGATTCAAACCATCCATAAAAATATTTTCAGGGACTTCCGGCATTGCCATTCTCACTGCAGACGAGTTGAAACGTTTGTAGTTTTCATCAGGTCTAAAAAGCCATAAATCATTATTATCATCTTTGTAAGCTTTCATACCTTCAAAGATTGCTTGTCCGTAATGAAAAACTTTTGCAGAAGGATCCAATAAAAATGGAGCGTAAGGCTTAATAACTGGTTTTTGCCATTCACCATTTTTAAAATCACATTCAAATAAATGATCTGTAAAAATGGCTCCAAAGCTTAAATTATCAAAATCAACTTCATTTATTTTAGAAGTAGCAGCTTTTATTACTTCTATTTTGTTAGTTTGAGTTGTACTCATAATAGGGTATGGTTTAAATATTTTTTTAGTGTTAATATACTGGTAAAAAGAAATCAATTTCTTATTTGTTGTAATATTGATTGCAAAATTAAATAAAAATCAGATTAATCCTTGCTAAAATAACATTAATAATACTGTTTAACTGTGATTTATTTATATTTTAAAATTATTTGAAAAATAGAGTAGAATTCTGTGAATTATATAAAAAAAGATGAATTTTAGGTAGCTATAAGATATTGTTTTAATTAATTTTGAAGTGGAATTAGAATTTTAATATTGCTAAATATCACAAAATAATATTTTGGAAAGAGAAATTATACAAACACTCGACGGATCGACAACAATACATCTCAAAGAATGGAATGAGTGTTACCATTCTAAGCATGGCGCTATACAAGAAGCTAAACATGTTTTTATTAAAAATGGATTGGCATTATTCCCAAATCAAAGTATTTCTATTCTGGAAATTGGTTTTGGTACAGGGCTAAATGCTTTTATAACTTATTTGGAGTCTAAAGAATTGGGGCAAACAATAGATTACGTTGGAGTAGAAGCATATCCGGTTTCTGCAGATGAAGTTTTGTCCATGAATTATATTAAAGAACTGAATGCTGTCGAATCTGAATCGGTTTTTGAAAAAATGCATAAATGTGATTGGGAAGAAAAAACAGTTTTTTCTGATGATTTTAAATTAACGAAAAGAAAACAATTTTTTGAAGAAATTGATGATTTAGAAAAGTTCGATTTAATTTATTTTGATGCATTTGGTTATCGAGTGCAGCCGGAATTGTGGAGCACAACAATTTTTGATAGAATGTACAAGGCTTTAAAAACTAACGGAGTTTTAGTTACTTACGCTGCTCGTGGTGTTGTAAAAAGAAGTATGATAGAGGTTGGTTTTACAGTTGAAAAGCTTGCTGGACCACCAGGAAAAAGAGAAATGTTTCGGGCTAGAAAGTAAAATTCCTTATGTTGTATTTTATTAGGATTTTCTTAACAATGTTAAGAAATGTAAAAATTCGATGTTAAAATTTTATTTTGTATTCAAAAAATGAAGTATATTTACACAACGTTAAAATCAAGATCTAACCCCAAAATCTTAATTTATTATGTCGAAAATAATGTTTGATTACACAAAATCTGTACTTGAAAGAGTGAGTTTTGACCCAATACTTTTTTGTAAAGAACTTGAAAAAGCAATTAGAACACTTTTACCATTTGAAATGGAGGAATTAAGAGAATGGTTGTTTTATTTCACAAATGAAAAGCCAGAATTGAAACAGTGCTTGTTAATTGTAAACCCATAATAAAGAGAGGAACCATTATCGGTTCCTTTTTTTATGTCCAGTATTTAAATAAAAAAAAGTAAATATATTCTATTGTAAACTATGCATATAAAATAAACACCAAAGTATTTTTTGAAGGGTAAAAGCAAAACATTTTTTGATGTTTTTGTTGGTTTGAATGAGATTGTTTTATAATTCTATGGAGTTTTTTAATCAATTAAATTTTAAATCTTTTTTTGTTATGTCTAGAATGATTTATGATTATACAAAAATGATACTCGAGAGAGTGAGCTTTGATCCAGTGCTTTTTGAAAAAGAATTAAAAAAAGCTTTAAGATGTTTACTGCCTTATGAGATAGAACATTTAAGAAAATGGTTGTTGTTCTACACGAATGAAAAACCGGAATTGAAAAAATGTTTGATGCATATATGGTAATGTAAGAAATAAAAAAGGGAACCAATTTGGTTCCCTTTTTGTGAATTATTTTTTTAGTAGTGGACTGATAATTTGGACATTTTGAAAGACAATTGCGCCTTTTACAACTCCTGAAATACTGTTTCTTAAGGCATCTATGATTTGAATTTTCAATTCACTTTTTGGATAAATTAAACTCACTTCTCGAGCAGGTTTAGGTTCTTTAAAATGTCTAAGCTTTAATTTATCGGACTCTTTTAAATCCAAGGTGTGCAAATACGGAAGTAGAGTTGTACCTAATCCTTCATCTGCAAGCTTGATTAATGTTTCAAAGCTACCACTTTCGATTTGAAAAGGTTTTAGCCCAGCTTCGTTTCTGTTTTTGCATAAATTTAAAATACCATCCCTAAAGCAATGCCCGTCTTGAAGTAACAAGATGTCATTGATGTTGAGGTCGTCTATTTCAATTTGCTCTTTTTGAAAATTAGCGTTATTCTCTGGTATATAAGCAACAAAAGGTTCAAAGTATAAAACAATTTCTTTGATTTTTTCGTCTTCTAACGGAGTTGCGGCAATTGCAGCATCCAGATTACCGTTTTTTAGTTTTGTAATAATTTC
Protein-coding regions in this window:
- a CDS encoding branched-chain amino acid aminotransferase encodes the protein MSTTQTNKIEVIKAATSKINEVDFDNLSFGAIFTDHLFECDFKNGEWQKPVIKPYAPFLLDPSAKVFHYGQAIFEGMKAYKDDNNDLWLFRPDENYKRFNSSAVRMAMPEVPENIFMDGLNQLLQLDEAWVKKGKGNSMYIRPFMIATGEGVIANPSDEYKFMILLSPAKSYYAGEVKVLIAEHYSRAANGGIGAAKAAGNYAAQFYPTTLANKEGFQQVIWTDDATHTKLEEAGTMNVFFRINDTLLTAPTSERILDGITRKSLLDMAIKEGINVEVRPVLASELVEASKNGSLKEIFGAGTAAVVNPIIGYSYKDVYYELPKLENSYASLLKEKLTNIQHKLAEDTFGWTVKI
- the mnmD gene encoding tRNA (5-methylaminomethyl-2-thiouridine)(34)-methyltransferase MnmD, which produces MEREIIQTLDGSTTIHLKEWNECYHSKHGAIQEAKHVFIKNGLALFPNQSISILEIGFGTGLNAFITYLESKELGQTIDYVGVEAYPVSADEVLSMNYIKELNAVESESVFEKMHKCDWEEKTVFSDDFKLTKRKQFFEEIDDLEKFDLIYFDAFGYRVQPELWSTTIFDRMYKALKTNGVLVTYAARGVVKRSMIEVGFTVEKLAGPPGKREMFRARK
- a CDS encoding LysR substrate-binding domain-containing protein, which codes for MTITQLKYVLAVAEHKNFTLAAEKCFVTQPTLSMQIQKIEEELSIQIFDRTKKPIQLTDIGQKIVSQAKNIVNEADRIQDIVEQQKGFIGGEFRLGIIPTIMPTLLPMFLNNFIKKYPKVKLIIEELNTEEIITKLKNGNLDAAIAATPLEDEKIKEIVLYFEPFVAYIPENNANFQKEQIEIDDLNINDILLLQDGHCFRDGILNLCKNRNEAGLKPFQIESGSFETLIKLADEGLGTTLLPYLHTLDLKESDKLKLRHFKEPKPAREVSLIYPKSELKIQIIDALRNSISGVVKGAIVFQNVQIISPLLKK